The Shewanella mangrovisoli genome has a window encoding:
- a CDS encoding chemotaxis protein CheW yields the protein MDNRTNTASKQEYSVHDEVEFLSFVLGEEHYALDIMSVKEIRGYEPVTKIANAPSFIKGVLNLRGDIVPIVDLRMKFAVGSATYNEFTIVIMLNVFDRIVGIVVDAVSDVIKLAAEEILPAPEFGVAFDSRYLKGLATVEDKMIILVNIQALISSDELGLIDANSLSDQE from the coding sequence ATGGATAACCGCACGAACACGGCGAGTAAACAGGAATATAGCGTCCACGATGAGGTCGAGTTTTTAAGCTTTGTGCTGGGTGAAGAACATTATGCGCTCGACATTATGTCGGTGAAGGAGATCCGCGGTTATGAACCCGTCACTAAAATCGCCAATGCGCCGAGTTTTATCAAAGGCGTGCTCAATCTCAGGGGCGATATCGTTCCGATTGTCGATTTAAGGATGAAGTTTGCCGTGGGCAGTGCGACCTACAACGAGTTCACCATCGTCATTATGTTGAATGTGTTTGACCGTATCGTTGGGATTGTCGTTGATGCGGTGTCGGATGTGATTAAACTCGCCGCCGAAGAAATTCTACCCGCCCCCGAGTTTGGGGTGGCCTTCGATAGCCGTTACCTTAAGGGGCTGGCTACGGTAGAAGACAAGATGATCATTTTGGTAAATATACAGGCTCTGATCAGCAGTGATGAGCTGGGTCTAATTGATGCAAATAGTCTGTCTGATCAGGAGTAA
- a CDS encoding response regulator yields the protein MSKKILIVDDSAAIRQMVEATLKSANYQVVLAKDGREALDLCGGQRFDFILTDQNMPRMDGLTLIKSLRGMSAFMRTPIVMLTTEAGEDMKAQGRAAGATGWMVKPFDPQKLLAITAKVLG from the coding sequence ATGAGCAAAAAAATATTAATTGTTGATGACTCGGCCGCGATTAGACAGATGGTCGAGGCGACATTAAAGTCGGCCAATTACCAAGTCGTATTAGCAAAGGATGGCCGTGAGGCCCTAGATTTATGCGGCGGACAACGATTCGATTTTATTTTGACGGATCAAAATATGCCTCGTATGGATGGGTTAACCTTAATCAAATCCCTTAGAGGCATGTCGGCCTTTATGCGCACACCGATTGTGATGCTGACCACTGAAGCTGGTGAAGATATGAAGGCCCAAGGTCGAGCCGCAGGCGCCACGGGATGGATGGTCAAGCCCTTTGACCCCCAAAAGTTATTAGCTATCACAGCCAAAGTGCTGGGCTAA
- a CDS encoding chemotaxis protein CheA, whose protein sequence is MSINMAEFHQVFFEESHEHLENMEQLLLALDLAAPDPEELNTIFRAAHSIKGGSGIFGFTALTSVTHVMENLLDKTRKGTFELSSSVIDLLLRTVDTLSHILNLYREEEPIDWQQVEFAKNQLVAALNGEPFSTQAAKVVETANQDKPVAVSTNSAPQEDASFGFFEDEVELGLVDEPEHFGFFDEAYTAKEIRVEDIHSNAADSATHAAVSDDELGYGFFESLTAESFANELDALSTPAKDVQVTDKAIHKTLAEQSDAKTTRSKKPPKDSAQLKSQATTDVKLETQTHLASSPAMNTTSATPAASSQVAKKASTSTQDATLRVETSKIDTLVNLAGELVITQSMLTLIGNELGGELGERLKTALNELERNTREMQEAVMSVRMLPVSFVFNRFHRLVRDLSEQLGKNVNLVIEGGNTEIDKGMIEKLVDPLTHLVRNSLDHGIEKPEKRIAAGKSEVGVLSLKASQRGGSIVIAVHDDGGGLNRERILQKARENGMALPENMTDKQVWQLIFAAGFSTAAEVTDVSGRGVGMDVVRKNIEALGGRIDIDSVAGEGATFEIQLPLTLAIVDGMSVSVGNQIYILPLVHIIESIQPQTEQLKFLAKERLLRVREEYLPLLNLYQLMEIEPQAKTPEAGIVVLLESNNKRFGLCVDALVGQQQVVIKSLEKHYRRIPGVSGATIMGDGSVALILDVESLALHIKN, encoded by the coding sequence ATGTCCATTAATATGGCAGAGTTCCATCAGGTTTTTTTTGAAGAAAGCCACGAACATCTTGAAAATATGGAGCAATTGCTCCTTGCATTAGATTTAGCCGCCCCCGATCCCGAAGAACTAAATACCATCTTCCGTGCCGCCCATTCGATAAAAGGGGGCAGTGGCATTTTTGGTTTTACCGCGCTGACCAGCGTGACCCATGTAATGGAGAATTTGCTCGATAAAACCCGAAAGGGCACGTTTGAGCTGTCATCCTCTGTCATTGATCTCTTGCTTCGTACCGTCGATACCCTGTCACATATTTTAAATCTCTATCGAGAAGAAGAACCTATCGATTGGCAACAAGTGGAGTTTGCCAAAAACCAGTTAGTGGCGGCGCTAAATGGTGAGCCATTTTCGACCCAGGCGGCCAAGGTTGTCGAGACCGCTAACCAAGATAAACCTGTTGCGGTATCAACCAATTCGGCGCCACAAGAAGATGCGAGTTTTGGTTTTTTTGAAGATGAAGTCGAGCTAGGGCTGGTCGATGAACCTGAACATTTCGGCTTTTTTGACGAGGCTTATACCGCAAAGGAAATCCGCGTCGAGGATATTCATTCAAACGCTGCGGATTCAGCAACCCATGCTGCTGTGAGTGATGATGAATTAGGTTACGGCTTTTTTGAATCACTGACAGCAGAGAGTTTTGCAAATGAGCTGGACGCATTATCAACACCCGCTAAGGATGTGCAAGTAACCGATAAGGCGATACATAAAACCTTGGCTGAACAATCTGACGCCAAAACGACTCGCTCAAAAAAGCCGCCTAAAGACAGTGCCCAACTTAAATCTCAAGCGACTACGGATGTCAAACTGGAGACTCAAACCCATTTAGCTTCATCCCCTGCGATGAATACGACATCAGCAACACCAGCTGCCTCTAGCCAAGTGGCGAAAAAGGCGAGCACATCGACTCAAGATGCCACCTTGAGGGTGGAAACCTCCAAGATAGATACCTTAGTTAATCTGGCGGGTGAATTGGTGATCACCCAATCCATGCTCACTCTTATAGGCAATGAACTGGGCGGTGAATTAGGTGAGCGGCTTAAAACCGCGCTCAATGAGTTAGAGCGCAATACTCGGGAAATGCAGGAAGCCGTGATGTCGGTGCGCATGTTACCCGTGTCGTTCGTGTTTAACCGTTTCCATCGTCTGGTACGGGATTTGTCGGAGCAGCTTGGGAAAAATGTCAATCTGGTGATTGAAGGCGGTAACACTGAAATTGATAAGGGAATGATCGAAAAGTTGGTCGATCCTCTGACCCATCTCGTACGCAACAGTCTAGACCATGGTATTGAAAAGCCAGAAAAAAGAATCGCGGCAGGTAAAAGTGAGGTCGGTGTGTTGTCCCTCAAGGCGAGTCAGCGTGGCGGCAGTATAGTGATCGCCGTTCACGATGATGGCGGTGGTTTAAACCGCGAGCGCATTTTGCAAAAGGCCCGAGAGAATGGCATGGCACTGCCTGAGAACATGACAGACAAGCAAGTGTGGCAATTGATCTTTGCTGCGGGGTTCTCAACGGCCGCTGAGGTCACCGATGTCTCTGGTCGCGGCGTGGGTATGGACGTGGTGCGTAAGAATATTGAGGCCTTAGGTGGTCGCATCGATATTGATTCCGTTGCGGGCGAGGGCGCGACCTTCGAAATCCAGCTTCCTCTTACCTTAGCCATAGTCGATGGCATGAGCGTCAGCGTGGGCAATCAAATCTATATCTTGCCCTTAGTGCACATTATCGAATCGATACAGCCACAAACCGAGCAGCTTAAATTTTTGGCTAAAGAGCGGTTACTCAGGGTGCGGGAAGAATATCTACCGCTATTAAATCTATATCAATTAATGGAAATAGAACCCCAAGCCAAGACGCCAGAAGCCGGCATAGTGGTCTTGCTCGAAAGCAATAATAAACGCTTTGGCCTGTGTGTCGATGCGCTCGTCGGGCAGCAACAAGTGGTGATCAAGAGCCTTGAAAAACACTATCGGCGGATCCCGGGCGTATCGGGGGCGACCATCATGGGCGATGGCAGCGTGGCCTTGATCCTCGATGTTGAATCACTTGCACTGCATATCAAAAATTAA
- a CDS encoding methyl-accepting chemotaxis protein, whose translation MTYKDGIVAVFAAVIGYFIGSLVSFTLSTLVAVIIMLGWQFYRQSSTSQPIPHSFATSAASGDWQDQLNLYQEVSVSLKTCEQSIDDVLSVQSDAVDLLGGAFDGLGKLMHEQSEFISALVHSADDEEIFHSEQMKLFANNTSMTLERFIQSTIEMSASNIDLLEKVNVIYESMPQAMKALKDIDQISSQTNLLALNAAIEAARAGDAGRGFAVVADEVRALSNRSAGFSESIQKQLHTIQVQIEQLTHQVSKVAAQDMSYIIEAKKDLDTALEQIIVKAEKDAAVIDRIDASAHELESAIADAIRGLQFSDITSQSMIYTNQTLQHLRESLNSVTAMSPEEFDEQCDGLVSQISGRRKNTHNPVSASQISCGEIELF comes from the coding sequence ATGACATACAAGGATGGCATTGTTGCAGTGTTTGCAGCAGTAATAGGATATTTTATCGGCAGCTTAGTCAGTTTTACGCTGAGTACCTTAGTTGCCGTGATTATCATGCTCGGTTGGCAATTCTATCGACAATCCTCAACCTCTCAACCCATACCTCACTCCTTTGCCACTTCCGCAGCGAGCGGCGACTGGCAAGATCAGCTTAATCTCTATCAAGAAGTGTCAGTGTCGTTAAAGACCTGCGAGCAGAGTATCGACGATGTGCTATCGGTACAGTCGGATGCGGTTGACTTACTCGGTGGCGCCTTCGATGGCTTAGGTAAATTAATGCACGAGCAAAGCGAGTTTATCTCAGCATTGGTTCATAGCGCCGATGATGAAGAAATCTTTCACTCAGAGCAGATGAAGCTATTTGCCAATAACACTTCGATGACGCTAGAGCGTTTTATTCAATCGACCATTGAGATGTCTGCATCGAATATCGATCTGCTCGAAAAAGTGAATGTGATTTATGAATCTATGCCTCAGGCGATGAAGGCACTCAAGGATATAGATCAAATCTCTTCGCAAACCAACCTATTAGCTTTAAATGCGGCCATTGAAGCCGCCCGCGCGGGCGATGCAGGCAGGGGCTTTGCCGTGGTGGCCGATGAAGTGCGCGCCTTGTCTAATCGCAGCGCAGGCTTTAGCGAAAGTATTCAAAAGCAATTACACACCATTCAAGTGCAAATCGAGCAGCTTACCCATCAAGTGAGTAAAGTCGCTGCTCAGGATATGTCTTACATTATTGAGGCAAAAAAAGATCTGGATACTGCACTGGAGCAAATCATTGTTAAAGCAGAAAAAGATGCCGCAGTGATTGATAGAATCGATGCCTCTGCCCATGAGTTGGAAAGCGCCATTGCAGACGCAATTCGTGGCTTGCAATTTAGCGATATCACCTCCCAAAGTATGATTTACACCAATCAGACGCTGCAACATTTGCGGGAGTCCTTAAATAGTGTCACCGCGATGTCGCCTGAAGAATTCGACGAACAGTGTGATGGTCTGGTATCCCAGATCAGCGGTCGGCGTAAAAATACCCATAACCCAGTATCAGCAAGCCAAATCAGTTGCGGTGAAATTGAGCTTTTCTAA
- a CDS encoding STAS domain-containing protein: MANIFYISLPERFDFYHHKKFTNDYQKAFLEEDIKHLVLDFSRVLYIDSSALGMMVLLHRKALERQISTAIRGLHGQAEEIINIANMGRLYLVERDV, translated from the coding sequence ATGGCTAATATTTTCTACATCTCTTTGCCGGAACGTTTTGATTTTTATCACCATAAAAAATTCACCAACGATTATCAAAAGGCCTTTCTCGAAGAGGACATTAAGCACTTAGTGCTGGATTTTAGCCGCGTACTTTACATTGATAGCTCGGCCCTTGGAATGATGGTGTTGCTGCATCGAAAAGCGTTGGAGCGACAGATCAGTACGGCGATCCGAGGTTTGCACGGCCAAGCGGAAGAAATTATCAACATAGCTAATATGGGTCGTTTGTATCTTGTCGAACGGGATGTATAA
- a CDS encoding CheR family methyltransferase gives MSEHQPLGKEFVFTAAHFNTVKTRLYQFAGIKLADSKDAMVYSRLVRRIRALKLAGFTAYFEYLQANEGEHQEFINALTTNQTAFFREPHHFEILKQYLQAHPHTKRIWCAASSTGEEPYSIAMVVAEHFGRFNTPIEIVASDIDSRVLYKAQTGIYPIERIEAVSAERKKAFFQRGRGAQQGNVRVVPELKQMLHFTRLNLVDEFWSIKTPIDVIFCRNVMIYFDKTTQESILKHMMLSLADDGLYIAGHSENFNMFPQIIKPVGQTTYKAVKGA, from the coding sequence TTGAGCGAACATCAACCTCTAGGGAAAGAGTTTGTTTTTACGGCGGCGCACTTTAATACGGTGAAGACACGGCTGTATCAATTTGCCGGGATTAAGTTAGCCGACAGTAAAGACGCTATGGTGTACAGCCGTTTAGTCCGGCGGATCAGGGCGCTGAAGTTAGCGGGATTTACCGCGTATTTCGAGTATTTGCAGGCAAACGAGGGTGAGCATCAGGAGTTTATTAATGCGCTGACCACTAACCAGACGGCGTTCTTTCGTGAGCCGCATCACTTTGAGATTTTAAAGCAATATTTGCAGGCTCATCCGCATACCAAAAGGATCTGGTGTGCGGCCAGCAGCACTGGGGAGGAGCCTTATTCGATTGCCATGGTGGTTGCGGAGCATTTTGGCCGTTTTAATACTCCCATCGAAATCGTCGCCTCCGATATCGACAGTCGGGTGTTATACAAGGCGCAAACAGGGATTTACCCCATCGAGCGTATCGAGGCGGTGAGTGCTGAGCGCAAGAAGGCGTTTTTTCAGCGTGGACGTGGGGCCCAACAAGGCAATGTGCGCGTGGTCCCTGAACTTAAACAGATGTTGCATTTTACGCGGCTTAATTTGGTCGATGAGTTTTGGTCAATCAAGACGCCCATCGATGTGATTTTTTGTCGCAATGTAATGATTTATTTTGATAAAACAACGCAGGAAAGCATTCTTAAACATATGATGCTTTCCCTTGCCGACGATGGACTCTACATCGCTGGCCATTCGGAGAACTTTAATATGTTTCCCCAAATCATTAAGCCCGTGGGCCAAACAACCTACAAGGCGGTAAAGGGAGCTTGA
- the cheD gene encoding chemoreceptor glutamine deamidase CheD, producing MPKPNIEYPVIEPNRYFDHHFGCDAVKILPGEFYATRDQTMIVTVLGSCISVCLYDPDLRIGGMNHFLLPSDNGNSSGILTDSARYGVYAMELLINELLKLGARRRALVAKVFGGGNMLNGITAHNIGERNAEFVLEYLQVEQIPILAADLLDFYPRKVYFFPGTGLVKVRKIKTMHNSTIMDRESEYRLRIRNLPSGGDVEFFGD from the coding sequence GTGCCAAAACCGAATATTGAGTACCCTGTTATTGAGCCGAATCGGTATTTTGACCATCATTTTGGCTGTGACGCCGTAAAAATTCTACCAGGAGAATTCTACGCCACACGGGATCAAACCATGATAGTCACAGTGTTAGGCTCATGCATTTCAGTATGCCTCTATGATCCTGACTTAAGAATTGGGGGAATGAACCATTTTTTATTACCGAGCGATAACGGCAACAGTTCTGGGATATTAACCGATTCGGCCCGTTACGGCGTATACGCCATGGAGTTGCTGATTAACGAGTTGCTCAAACTCGGCGCGCGGCGCCGCGCCTTGGTCGCTAAAGTGTTTGGTGGTGGCAATATGCTCAACGGGATCACCGCCCATAATATTGGGGAGCGCAATGCGGAGTTTGTGCTCGAGTATTTGCAAGTGGAGCAAATCCCGATATTGGCGGCGGATTTACTCGATTTTTATCCTCGAAAAGTATATTTCTTCCCTGGGACGGGATTAGTCAAAGTACGAAAAATCAAAACGATGCATAACAGCACCATTATGGACAGGGAAAGTGAATATCGCCTACGGATCAGGAATTTGCCCAGTGGCGGAGATGTGGAATTTTTTGGTGACTAA
- a CDS encoding fused response regulator/phosphatase, with the protein MPKSQRYILVIEDDLVTNQIITAFIHSKGWGVITCCSLEEASEEIYQQNIELILLDYFLPDGSALTLLEKLRYCESPVPVIVISADNEYQKILSCFRLGALDYIIKPINLELFWHKVEGLLAHFSLEKQVKQQRSILEKMLYQKAREEQMARHLFEHLVNIGNVTYDFVKTFTQASANFSGDIILNTVGPNGNFFLIIADSTGHGLSAAMPILRVANTFRAMVAKGFNLVSLIYELNANVYEDSPGDRFVAAMVLEVDFFKNQIHLWNGGMPDALLYQDEFEGSTGHSELDHIQRYRSKNMALGILSPSSFIANIASFPIPKTGRICLLSDGLIEQQSKGGVFFGMDSVISLLSFYGRDLTEHLKAKLKSIFEHEITDDIAVCVLDFELLNNWYREREHKSSQICMKGEFAWAIKMMGSMLLNVDYLNSLNQFLNIFGFSTTFSQRVFTVVSELVTNAVDHGVLKLDSRLKNDPESFELYHSIREGSIDKLIAADWVKVELEWHAQLNELKIIVSDSGEGYIPKEQAASTDWFQISGRGLLLVKSLCKSYELVAPGNKTKVIMEL; encoded by the coding sequence GTGCCTAAAAGCCAACGCTATATTTTGGTCATTGAAGATGACCTAGTGACAAACCAAATTATTACCGCGTTTATTCACAGTAAAGGTTGGGGGGTGATCACTTGTTGCAGTTTAGAAGAGGCCAGTGAGGAAATTTACCAGCAGAATATTGAACTTATCTTATTAGATTATTTTCTACCCGATGGTTCGGCTTTAACGCTATTAGAAAAATTAAGATATTGCGAATCCCCTGTACCAGTGATTGTGATCAGTGCTGATAATGAGTATCAAAAAATATTATCTTGTTTTAGATTAGGCGCCCTTGATTACATTATTAAACCAATTAATTTAGAGCTATTTTGGCATAAAGTTGAAGGCCTGCTCGCACATTTTTCCTTAGAGAAACAAGTTAAGCAACAACGCTCCATTTTAGAAAAGATGCTATATCAAAAAGCCCGCGAAGAACAAATGGCGAGGCATTTATTTGAGCATCTTGTCAATATCGGTAATGTCACTTACGACTTTGTCAAAACGTTTACCCAAGCCAGTGCCAATTTTAGCGGCGATATTATTCTCAATACCGTGGGACCTAACGGTAATTTCTTTTTAATCATTGCCGACTCCACCGGCCATGGATTAAGCGCTGCCATGCCGATTTTACGGGTGGCGAATACCTTTAGAGCCATGGTGGCGAAAGGCTTTAATTTGGTGAGTTTGATTTATGAACTCAATGCTAACGTGTATGAAGACAGCCCCGGCGACCGTTTTGTTGCTGCTATGGTATTGGAAGTCGATTTCTTTAAGAATCAAATACATCTTTGGAATGGCGGCATGCCGGATGCACTGCTTTACCAAGATGAGTTTGAGGGTTCAACCGGGCATAGCGAGCTGGACCATATACAAAGATATCGCTCTAAAAATATGGCGCTGGGTATTTTATCGCCTAGTTCGTTTATCGCTAATATTGCTTCATTCCCGATCCCTAAAACTGGCCGAATTTGTCTACTCAGCGACGGTTTAATCGAGCAACAGAGTAAAGGCGGTGTTTTTTTTGGCATGGATAGCGTGATTTCACTGCTGAGTTTTTACGGCCGCGATTTAACCGAACACCTTAAAGCAAAACTCAAAAGTATTTTTGAACATGAGATAACCGATGATATTGCCGTCTGCGTACTCGATTTTGAGTTATTAAATAACTGGTATCGAGAACGAGAACATAAATCGAGTCAAATATGCATGAAAGGGGAGTTTGCTTGGGCGATAAAAATGATGGGGTCAATGCTGTTAAATGTCGATTATTTAAATTCACTGAATCAGTTTTTGAATATTTTTGGGTTTTCTACTACGTTTAGTCAGAGGGTATTTACTGTTGTTTCTGAGTTAGTTACCAACGCAGTAGACCATGGTGTGCTTAAGTTAGATTCGCGACTTAAAAATGATCCCGAGAGCTTTGAGCTGTACCACAGTATACGTGAAGGCAGCATAGACAAACTGATCGCTGCTGACTGGGTTAAGGTCGAGCTCGAATGGCATGCACAGTTAAATGAACTCAAGATTATCGTGTCCGACAGTGGTGAGGGTTATATCCCCAAAGAGCAGGCTGCATCAACAGATTGGTTTCAAATTTCGGGTCGTGGGCTTTTATTAGTCAAGTCTCTTTGTAAGAGCTATGAATTAGTGGCTCCAGGAAATAAAACTAAAGTCATAATGGAATTGTAA
- a CDS encoding methyl-accepting chemotaxis protein, giving the protein MGIFNVFGNEEARQQKEEELQRYFQLLDNSGNSFMIADSNRNIIYANKAVLNMLSEAEADIRKELPQFSVAKVVGSNIDIFHKNPAHQRNMLERLTQSHTAQISIGKRIFKLILTPIITRENKHLGTGVEWIDRTESIESERATQRILEALNNTSTNVMIADANRTIIYMNRSVESMLRQSESEIRQALPHFSVDKILGSSMDIFHKNPAHQASLLDKLDRKYESQIKVASCHFRLTASPIISKTGERLGSVVEWLDRTVEVQIEQEISRIVNAAAAGDFSQRAETQGKQGFFLMLANSLNALIETSDRGLQDVARVLMALAEGDLTTRIYNDYEGTFNDLKNYSNQTAEKLSYMIRDIQKAADTINTASSEIAQGNADLSSRTEEQASSLEQTSASMEELTGTVKLNADNASQANALASKAADVAVDGGELIQQVVQTMASINESARKIADIIGVIDGIAFQTNILALNAAVEAARAGEQGRGFAVVASEVRSLAQRSANAAKDIKALISDSVTKIESGNSLVGKSGDTMKEIVIAIKRVNDIMAEIASASNEQAIGIDEISKAVVQMDEMTQQNAALVEEAAAAAESMQSQAQQLADSVANFTVDEDTSAAPKPVASTKKLAVKQPSSTVTRMPVKPKAMAPKVNKADQDEWEDF; this is encoded by the coding sequence ATGGGTATTTTCAATGTGTTTGGAAATGAAGAGGCGCGCCAGCAAAAGGAAGAAGAGCTGCAACGCTATTTCCAATTATTAGATAACAGCGGCAACAGCTTTATGATCGCCGACAGCAACCGCAATATTATCTACGCCAATAAAGCGGTATTGAATATGTTATCCGAAGCCGAGGCGGATATTCGCAAAGAGCTGCCGCAGTTCTCTGTGGCGAAGGTGGTGGGCAGTAATATCGATATTTTCCATAAAAATCCGGCCCATCAACGCAATATGCTCGAGCGTCTTACCCAATCCCATACGGCGCAGATCAGCATTGGAAAACGGATTTTCAAGTTGATCCTGACGCCCATTATCACCCGCGAAAATAAACACTTAGGCACGGGCGTTGAATGGATTGATAGAACTGAGAGCATAGAGTCCGAGCGGGCGACGCAGCGCATTTTAGAAGCACTGAATAATACCAGTACCAATGTGATGATCGCCGATGCCAACCGCACCATCATCTATATGAACCGCTCGGTGGAGTCGATGTTACGCCAATCTGAGAGTGAGATAAGGCAAGCGCTGCCGCATTTCTCCGTGGATAAAATTCTCGGCAGCTCGATGGATATTTTCCATAAAAATCCAGCCCATCAAGCCAGTCTGTTAGACAAGCTCGACCGTAAATATGAATCGCAAATCAAAGTGGCGAGTTGTCATTTCCGCTTAACTGCCAGCCCGATCATTTCTAAAACGGGCGAGCGATTAGGTTCTGTCGTCGAATGGCTCGATCGCACGGTCGAAGTGCAAATCGAGCAGGAAATCTCGCGCATCGTCAATGCGGCTGCGGCGGGGGATTTCTCCCAACGGGCGGAGACGCAAGGTAAGCAGGGTTTCTTCTTGATGCTCGCCAATAGCCTCAACGCTTTAATTGAAACCTCGGATCGTGGTTTGCAGGATGTGGCGCGGGTGTTGATGGCGCTCGCCGAAGGTGATTTAACCACGCGTATCTATAACGATTACGAAGGTACCTTTAATGATTTGAAAAACTATTCAAATCAAACGGCTGAAAAGCTCTCTTACATGATAAGAGACATCCAAAAAGCCGCCGATACCATCAATACCGCCTCTTCAGAAATCGCTCAAGGCAATGCCGATTTATCGAGCCGCACCGAGGAGCAAGCATCGAGTCTTGAACAAACCTCAGCGAGTATGGAGGAGCTGACGGGCACAGTGAAATTAAATGCCGACAACGCCAGCCAAGCCAATGCACTTGCCTCTAAGGCCGCCGACGTTGCCGTCGATGGGGGCGAGCTTATCCAGCAAGTGGTGCAAACCATGGCATCGATTAACGAATCGGCACGTAAGATCGCCGATATTATTGGGGTTATCGATGGCATTGCCTTCCAAACCAATATCTTAGCGCTTAATGCCGCGGTCGAAGCGGCCAGAGCAGGCGAGCAAGGCCGTGGATTTGCGGTGGTGGCCTCTGAGGTGAGAAGCCTAGCCCAACGTTCGGCTAATGCAGCCAAGGACATTAAGGCCTTGATCTCAGACTCTGTGACCAAAATCGAGAGCGGCAACAGTTTAGTCGGCAAATCCGGCGATACTATGAAAGAAATCGTCATCGCCATTAAACGGGTGAACGACATTATGGCGGAGATTGCCTCGGCCTCGAATGAGCAGGCTATTGGCATCGATGAGATCAGCAAAGCCGTGGTGCAAATGGATGAAATGACGCAGCAAAACGCGGCCCTAGTGGAAGAAGCCGCGGCCGCAGCCGAGAGCATGCAATCACAGGCGCAGCAATTAGCCGACAGTGTGGCCAATTTTACCGTGGATGAAGACACCAGCGCTGCGCCCAAACCTGTGGCGAGCACCAAAAAGTTAGCGGTTAAACAACCGTCATCGACAGTGACTCGCATGCCCGTGAAACCTAAGGCGATGGCGCCAAAGGTCAATAAAGCCGACCAAGACGAATGGGAAGATTTTTGA